The proteins below are encoded in one region of Archocentrus centrarchus isolate MPI-CPG fArcCen1 chromosome 13, fArcCen1, whole genome shotgun sequence:
- the LOC115790996 gene encoding mRNA decay activator protein ZFP36L1 — protein MPSYPLNQFAELEEMMCKHLLNLNLREPNRTVPSLNLAMRTPGYIGEPCRNTSFSLSSLSCLPTDASDSAFLSSSQRGQQSESHLPSQLGNSTQWGKSGFFSQRSLSMVETGGSTKTSLGWPVTETKTSQSDISPTALNTSSSSSTSSVSASSLSSRYKTELCRSFTENGLCKYGGKCQFAHGPEELRDLNRHPKYKTELCRTFHTIGFCPYGIRCHFVHNSEEEKKLSFSRSSSSNIPQQPPSSSRSHRPPFIRQSFSFSGFPSAPQQALQSALTPHVSPATASFTCPPAASPPSCTDIPDLLSRGFLDMDSAFEASPAQQYQSPVGQTTAADPRSPFMPSPDSGYSPCGLSPTSSPCLRQSPSIAGVLLGTLGARSLSHTSLSDQDGVSSAGSLSGSESSGGINEANGKRLLVFSQLSLPEDATGFCL, from the exons ATGCCATCTTACCCCCTGAACCAGTTTGCTGAGCTGGAAGAAATGATGTGCAAG catTTGCTGAATCTCAATCTGAGGGAGCCAAACAGAACAGTACCATCCCTAAATCTGGCAATGAGAACGCCAGGTTACATCGGCGAGCCATGCAGAAACACCTCATTTTCCCTCTCCTCCCTGTCCTGCCTGCCCACAGATGCTTCTGACAGTGCATTTCTGAGCTCCAGCCAACGAGGGCAGCAATCAGAAAGTCACCTGCCTTCCCAGCTTGGTAATTCCACCCAGTGGGggaaatctggcttcttttccCAACGCTCTCTGAGCATGGTAGAAACCGGCGGCTCTACAAAAACAAGTCTAGGCTGGCCTGTGACTGAAACAAAAACCTCCCAAAGTGACATCAGCCccactgcactgaacaccagTTCCTCCTCGTCCACTTCGTCTGTTTCCGCTTCTTCTTTGTCATCACGCTATAAAACTGAACTCTGTCGATCTTTCACTGAGAACGGCTTGTGCAAGTATGGAGGAAAGTGCCAGTTTGCCCATGGGCCAGAAGAGCTACGTGATCTAAACAGACATCCGAAATATAAAACTGAGCTGTGCCGTACGTTTCATACAATCGGCTTCTGCCCCTATGGGATCCGCTGTCATTTTGTCCACAACagtgaggaagaaaagaagCTCTCGTTCTCTCGTTCCTCCTCCTCAAACATTCCTCAGCAGCCGCCCTCTTCTTCCCGCTCACATCGACCACCTTTTATCCGACAGAGTTTCAGCTTCTCTGGGTTTCCCTCTGCTCCCCAGCAGGCCCTTCAGTCTGCCCTCACTCCTCACGTTTCTCCTGCCACCGCCTCATTCACATGTCCTCCAGCGGCCTCTCCTCCTTCCTGCACTGACATTCCTGATCTTCTCTCCCGGGGCTTCCTAGATATGGACTCTGCTTTTGAGGCCTCCCCTGCTCAGCAGTACCAGTCTCCCGTGGGTCAGACCACTGCAGCCGATCCCAGGTCTCCATTCATGCCTTCCCCTGACTCCGGCTATTCCCCATGTGGGCTGTCTCCAACTAGCTCCCCCTGCTTGAGGCAGAGCCCCAGTATTGCAGGGGTCCTTTTGGGGACACTTGGTGCCAGATCCCTGTCCCACACCTCTCTTTCAGACCAGGATGGAGTCAGCTCTGCTGGTTCACTCAGTGGCTCAGAATCATCTGGAGGCATTAACGAAGCCAATGGTAAACGTCTGTTAGTtttcagtcagctctctcttcctGAAGATGCCACTGGGTTCTGCCTTTAA
- the trappc6bl gene encoding trafficking protein particle complex subunit 6B, like isoform X1 — translation MLAVLGMADETLFEFLHMEIVSHVYKEQQSSRGTMDNKDRAVCVSVLEGMGFRVGQGLIERLTRDSPSFKDELDIMKFICKDFWTKVFRRQVDNLRTNHQGTYVLQDNKFALLTQLSSGKQYLDQAPKYLAFSCGVVRGALSNLGLESVVTAEVSVMPSCKFQVVIQKL, via the exons ATGTTAGCTGTTCTAG GAATGGCAGACGAGACTTTGTTTGAATTTCTCCATATGGAGATTGTGTCACATGTTTACAAGGAGCAGCAATCCAGCAGGGGAACCATGGACAACAAG GATAGAGCCGTCTGTGTTTCTGTACTGGAAGGTATGGGCTTCAGGGTGGGACAAGGACTTATTGAgag gttGACCAGGGACTCTCCCAGCTTTAAGGATGAGTTGGATATAATGAAGTTTATCTGTAAAGACTTCTGGACTAAGGTGTTTAGAAGGCAGGTGGACAACCTCAGAACAAACCATCAG GGGACCTATGTTCTACAGGATAACAAGTTTGCTTTGCTGACCCAGCTGTCCAGTGGAAAGCAGTACCTAGATCAGGCTCCTAAG tACCTTGCTTTTTCATGTGGTGTGGTGAGAGGAGCCTTATCTAACCTTGGTCTGGAAAGTGTAGTAACAGCTGAAGTCTCCGTCATGCCATCCT GTAAGTTTCAGGTGGTCATCCAGAAGTTGTGA
- the trappc6bl gene encoding trafficking protein particle complex subunit 6B, like isoform X2, translating to MADETLFEFLHMEIVSHVYKEQQSSRGTMDNKDRAVCVSVLEGMGFRVGQGLIERLTRDSPSFKDELDIMKFICKDFWTKVFRRQVDNLRTNHQGTYVLQDNKFALLTQLSSGKQYLDQAPKYLAFSCGVVRGALSNLGLESVVTAEVSVMPSCKFQVVIQKL from the exons ATGGCAGACGAGACTTTGTTTGAATTTCTCCATATGGAGATTGTGTCACATGTTTACAAGGAGCAGCAATCCAGCAGGGGAACCATGGACAACAAG GATAGAGCCGTCTGTGTTTCTGTACTGGAAGGTATGGGCTTCAGGGTGGGACAAGGACTTATTGAgag gttGACCAGGGACTCTCCCAGCTTTAAGGATGAGTTGGATATAATGAAGTTTATCTGTAAAGACTTCTGGACTAAGGTGTTTAGAAGGCAGGTGGACAACCTCAGAACAAACCATCAG GGGACCTATGTTCTACAGGATAACAAGTTTGCTTTGCTGACCCAGCTGTCCAGTGGAAAGCAGTACCTAGATCAGGCTCCTAAG tACCTTGCTTTTTCATGTGGTGTGGTGAGAGGAGCCTTATCTAACCTTGGTCTGGAAAGTGTAGTAACAGCTGAAGTCTCCGTCATGCCATCCT GTAAGTTTCAGGTGGTCATCCAGAAGTTGTGA
- the bloc1s3 gene encoding biogenesis of lysosome-related organelles complex 1 subunit 3 — translation MAGRYPIVVQGEASETDSDDEVYITSLSAPQTASIGAKVPGEASETDSEDEPEQAAGSHDSAQILKRDLPPLIVVRDHPDMQSILEDRPSPSHRPHGDTLLQQKLQESNSRLYSDVGQTLRQVYGNASREVRSTTSQLNASQSAIINASHSIRLILDDLKAVSEKIDIITSCQILPDININNLNNYTAPAP, via the exons ATGGCCGGGAGGTACCCGATAGTGGTGCAGGGCGAAGCATCTGAAACAGACTCCGATGATGAAGTCTACATAACCTCACTGTCTGCTCCACAGACTGCCTCGATCGGAGCCAAG GTTCCAGGGGAGGCGTCTGAAACGGACAGTGAGGACGAACCCGAGCAGGCTGCAGGGAGCCACGATAGCGCTCAGATATTAAAGAGAGACCTCCCTCCTCTTATTGTAGTCAGAGACCACCCTGACATGCAGTCCATATTGGAAGACAGACCGAGCCCCTCACATAGACCACATG GTGACACCCTTTTACAACAAAAGCTGCAGGAGTCCAACAGCCGGCTGTATTCTGATGTGGGACAGACACTACGGCAAGTTTATGGCAATGCCAGCAGGGAG GTGCGCAGTACAACATCACAGCTGAATGCATCGCAGAGCGCCATCATCAACGCATCCCACAGCATCAGATTAATCCTGGATGACCTGAAGGCTGTTTCTGAAAAGATTGACATCATCACCAGCTGTCAAATATTGCCTGATATAAACATTAATAATCTAAATAATTATACTGCTCCTGCCccttag